Proteins encoded together in one uncultured Desulfosarcina sp. window:
- a CDS encoding amino acid-binding protein encodes MKKLKQIVISIENSPGRLYEVTHALGNAGINLRALNLVDTGAFGQLRLLVSDVAKARQLLMEMHIPAMVNEVVAAEIEDRPGQLAVVLKPILDANIQVVFMYAFLRQSREQAVMIFRFSDNDRAIAVMQENGVNLLDSKQFGILENSDLDS; translated from the coding sequence ATGAAAAAACTGAAACAGATCGTCATTTCCATCGAGAATTCACCGGGTCGCCTTTATGAAGTGACCCATGCACTGGGGAATGCGGGCATCAACCTCAGGGCGTTGAATCTCGTGGACACCGGCGCCTTCGGTCAGTTGCGGCTGCTGGTTTCCGACGTGGCCAAAGCCCGCCAACTGCTCATGGAGATGCACATTCCCGCCATGGTGAACGAAGTCGTCGCCGCCGAGATCGAGGATCGCCCCGGTCAGTTGGCCGTGGTGCTCAAGCCGATTCTGGATGCCAATATCCAGGTGGTGTTCATGTACGCCTTTTTGAGACAGAGCCGTGAGCAGGCGGTCATGATCTTCCGGTTTTCCGATAATGACCGGGCCATCGCGGTCATGCAGGAAAACGGGGTTAATCTGCTGGACTCCAAGCAGTTCGGTATCCTCGAAAATTCGGACCTCGATTCCTGA